A genome region from Thalassococcus arenae includes the following:
- a CDS encoding response regulator, whose protein sequence is MRDADAHLLIVDDDERIRGLLQKFLIRNGFLVSAARDAGHARRILSGLDFDLIVLDVMMPGEDGISLTRAIRETSQTPILLLTARAETEDRIKGLEAGADDYLAKPFEPKELLLRINAILRRMPEIGAEAAAPKLLTLGPIRYDIERGEMWKGDDLVRLTATESQLMRIFSAKPGEPISRAKLVEDLGRDKGQAQERAVDVQITRLRRKLEADPKSPRYLQTVRGAGYMLAPD, encoded by the coding sequence ATGCGCGACGCGGACGCCCATTTGCTGATCGTCGACGACGATGAACGGATTCGGGGATTGTTGCAGAAATTCCTGATCCGCAATGGCTTTCTGGTCAGTGCGGCGCGCGATGCGGGGCATGCGCGGCGCATCCTGTCGGGGCTGGATTTCGACCTGATCGTGCTGGACGTGATGATGCCGGGCGAAGACGGCATCAGCCTGACCAGGGCCATTCGCGAGACCAGCCAGACGCCGATCCTGCTGCTGACCGCGCGGGCCGAGACCGAGGACCGGATCAAGGGGCTGGAGGCGGGCGCCGACGACTACCTGGCCAAGCCGTTCGAGCCCAAGGAGCTGCTGCTGCGGATCAATGCCATTCTGCGGCGGATGCCGGAAATCGGCGCCGAGGCCGCGGCACCCAAGCTGCTGACGCTGGGCCCGATCCGCTATGACATCGAACGCGGTGAAATGTGGAAAGGCGACGACCTGGTGCGCCTGACCGCCACCGAAAGCCAGCTGATGCGGATCTTCTCGGCCAAGCCCGGCGAGCCGATCAGCCGGGCCAAGCTGGTCGAGGACCTGGGCCGCGACAAGGGCCAGGCGCAGGAACGCGCGGTCGACGTGCAGATCACCCGGCTGCGGCGCAAGCTGGAGGCCGATCCGAAAAGCCCGCGCTACCTGCAGACGGTCCGGGGTGCCGGATACATGCTGGCGCCCGATTGA
- a CDS encoding MarR family winged helix-turn-helix transcriptional regulator, with protein sequence MAEPQGGQIQSGGELLYLTDEQLRQGIEAMFFAYRGFTADPDRILQDLSYGRAHHRAIHFINCAPGTTVNNLLSILGVTKQSLNRVLRTLIEDGLVESRVGRSDKRERHLYLTEAGRVLERQLSDAQRVRMRDAYRQAGPEAVAGFKRVLEAMMDPEMRRHYHGLREGR encoded by the coding sequence ATGGCAGAGCCACAGGGCGGACAAATCCAGAGCGGCGGCGAATTGCTGTATCTGACCGACGAACAGCTGCGCCAGGGCATCGAGGCGATGTTCTTCGCCTATCGCGGCTTTACCGCCGATCCCGACCGCATCCTGCAGGACCTGAGCTATGGCCGCGCCCATCACCGGGCGATCCATTTCATCAATTGCGCGCCGGGCACAACGGTCAACAACCTGTTGTCGATCCTGGGCGTGACCAAGCAAAGCCTGAACCGGGTGCTGCGCACGCTGATCGAGGACGGGTTGGTGGAAAGCCGCGTCGGTCGCAGCGACAAGCGCGAACGCCACCTGTACCTGACCGAGGCCGGCCGGGTGCTGGAACGCCAGTTGTCGGACGCCCAGAGGGTGCGGATGCGTGACGCCTATCGCCAGGCCGGACCCGAAGCGGTGGCGGGTTTCAAGCGCGTGCTCGAAGCCATGATGGACCCCGAGATGCGGCGGCACTACCATGGTTTGAGGGAGGGCCGGTGA
- a CDS encoding exodeoxyribonuclease VII small subunit: MSETPVAEMSFEQAMAELEQVVGKLERGEVPLEESITLYERGQALRKHCDAKLKAAEEKVAAITLDAEGNPAGTKPLDAG; this comes from the coding sequence ATGAGCGAGACACCGGTCGCGGAGATGAGCTTTGAGCAGGCGATGGCCGAGCTCGAGCAGGTGGTCGGCAAGCTGGAGCGCGGTGAGGTTCCGCTGGAGGAATCCATCACGCTGTACGAACGCGGTCAGGCGTTGCGCAAGCATTGCGATGCCAAGCTGAAGGCGGCGGAGGAGAAGGTCGCGGCGATCACGCTGGATGCCGAGGGCAACCCGGCGGGAACCAAGCCGCTTGATGCCGGCTGA
- a CDS encoding histone deacetylase family protein, with protein sequence MTTALITHADCLDHVTPDGHPERVARLEHVLHALQELDVLRVTAPEVAEDDLLLIHPAEHMARLRAGLPAEGYAQLDADTWLSPGSLRAASRAAGAAVRAVDMVLGGEAANAFCAIRPPGHHAERLTPMGFCLFGNAALAAKHALERHGLARVAVVDFDVHHGNGTQDLLWDEARALVVTSQQMPLWPGTGDPSERGAHDTILNVPLPPRSGGAEMRAAYEAQVFPRLRAFRPELLIVSAGFDAHQDDPLAELRWSTEDFRWLTARLCGLAAELCEGRVVSTLEGGYDLQALAASTRAHVQELMEAGR encoded by the coding sequence ATGACCACGGCGCTGATCACCCATGCGGATTGTCTGGATCACGTCACGCCCGACGGTCATCCCGAACGGGTGGCGCGGCTGGAACATGTGTTGCACGCCTTGCAGGAGCTGGATGTTCTGCGGGTGACGGCGCCCGAGGTGGCCGAGGACGATCTGCTGCTGATCCACCCGGCCGAGCACATGGCGCGGCTGCGGGCGGGTCTGCCGGCCGAGGGATATGCGCAGCTCGACGCCGATACCTGGCTGTCGCCGGGATCGCTGCGGGCGGCGTCGCGGGCGGCGGGCGCGGCGGTGCGGGCGGTGGACATGGTGCTGGGGGGCGAGGCGGCCAATGCCTTTTGCGCGATCCGCCCGCCGGGGCATCACGCCGAGCGGCTGACGCCGATGGGCTTTTGCCTGTTCGGCAATGCCGCGCTGGCGGCGAAACACGCGCTGGAACGGCACGGGCTGGCCCGCGTGGCGGTGGTGGATTTCGACGTGCATCACGGCAACGGCACGCAGGACCTGCTGTGGGACGAGGCGCGCGCGCTGGTGGTGACATCGCAGCAGATGCCGCTTTGGCCCGGCACCGGCGATCCGTCCGAACGCGGGGCGCATGACACGATCCTGAACGTGCCCCTGCCGCCCCGGTCGGGCGGCGCCGAGATGCGCGCGGCCTACGAGGCGCAGGTGTTTCCGCGGTTGCGCGCCTTCAGGCCGGAGCTGCTGATCGTCTCGGCGGGGTTCGATGCGCACCAGGACGACCCGCTGGCGGAGTTGCGCTGGAGCACCGAGGATTTCCGCTGGCTGACGGCGCGATTGTGCGGGCTGGCGGCGGAGCTTTGCGAGGGCCGGGTCGTCTCGACTCTGGAAGGCGGCTATGATTTGCAGGCCCTGGCGGCGTCGACGCGGGCGCATGTGCAGGAACTGATGGAGGCGGGACGATGA